From the Aspergillus puulaauensis MK2 DNA, chromosome 1, nearly complete sequence genome, the window CTGCCTAAACAACCtcacctcgccctccccaaACGCCCCAACAACAGAATGCAGCACCCCCCGGTTATGGAAAAGCACCAGATCCCCCTCTTCCCAGTCATGCGGGTACACAAACCTCGGACTAATCGCCGGTCTCTGCAATCTATACACGATATCCCTGACGCGTTTGAGATCATCAATGACCGTCCCGTCGGCCATATGGATCTTGCGCACAGCTGCCGGATGGATCTGCAGTGCCGGGTTGCCCGTTACGGGGTTCTTCCAGACCATAGGCAGGATCTGGATTTTGGATTCGTCGATGGGTggcagggaggagggggggagTTCGAGCGTTTCGGTATATAGGCCTAGTCCTGTGGGGTGGGAGCGCGCGGGGGACATCCAGATGTATCTGCAGTTAACTGGTTAACCAATTTTGGATAGGgatggatggggatggagtGGCGGACGTACGGATGAGGTGCGTACTCGATGCGACTGCCCAGTGCGAACTCCTTATTTTCGTCGGAGAGGAGATTGAACATGCGCTCGCCGCTGACGAAGGCCGTTGTGCCGAGCGGGACATTGAGTGTTTCGATGGATCCGTCATCGTACCGGAGTGTCTGGCGGCGTCCTTTGGGAACGCGCACAGCCAGCAGAGTCGTGACGTGTGGTGGATAAAGGTCGTACAGCGCGGCGTCAATATGCCAGCGGTAAAAGCGGGTGAAGTCGTAgtcatcttcgtctgggATAGGATCGCGGTGGAAGGTGCGGTGGTGGGGGTGTTTGagctggatgttgttgaggcCCTCGTAGGAGTCGACGAAGCCGTGGCCGATGACCTGGACTTGCGGCTGGTGAGGCACGGTTTTAAGGTCTGGGTGCAGGATGCTGCGTTTGGCGTCGAGGGTCTTGCCGTGCCCGTATTGCGAGGCGGAGGGGTCGAAGCGCTGGGTGAGTTCGTACTGGGCTTTCGGGGTGAGGTGCTGTTGGTCTTTAACGACTACGACGAGATGTTTATGTAGGGCATCGCTTATTGTTGCAAAAACGTCGTCTGGCTGTGTTAGTACTGGTGTGCGCAGGCCTATCCGCCTAGCAAGGGGAGTACCTGTCAAGTTCTCCAGGTCAGCGTTGGTGACGACTGCGCCAAAGTCGATGTCGGACCCGGCTGGTGGTGTGAGGGGTTCAACTGTAGGTGCAGGCATTTTGCGAATAGCCTCCAAACTCGTCGCTATCACGaactgaagctggaggcAGCAGGCGATACTTATATGCGGGTGACTTGTTGGCGACGGACTCCCCCGCAACGGGATCCGCCGGTGATCGGCTTATCAGTGCTTATCGCAGGGCTATCTTATCTTCTGCGGCGAACGCCGTCAATTGGGTTTACGTGAACTATTGAGGACTTGAGGTGTATTTATA encodes:
- a CDS encoding TauD/TfdA family dioxygenase (COG:I;~EggNog:ENOG410PIDF;~InterPro:IPR042098,IPR003819;~PFAM:PF02668;~go_function: GO:0016491 - oxidoreductase activity [Evidence IEA];~go_process: GO:0055114 - oxidation-reduction process [Evidence IEA]), which translates into the protein MPAPTVEPLTPPAGSDIDFGAVVTNADLENLTDDVFATISDALHKHLVVVVKDQQHLTPKAQYELTQRFDPSASQYGHGKTLDAKRSILHPDLKTVPHQPQVQVIGHGFVDSYEGLNNIQLKHPHHRTFHRDPIPDEDDYDFTRFYRWHIDAALYDLYPPHVTTLLAVRVPKGRRQTLRYDDGSIETLNVPLGTTAFVSGERMFNLLSDENKEFALGSRIEYAPHPYIWMSPARSHPTGLGLYTETLELPPSSLPPIDESKIQILPMVWKNPVTGNPALQIHPAAVRKIHMADGTVIDDLKRVRDIVYRLQRPAISPRFVYPHDWEEGDLVLFHNRGVLHSVVGAFGEGEVRLFRQCNLAAGEAPVGMLTKG